The Xenopus laevis strain J_2021 chromosome 7S, Xenopus_laevis_v10.1, whole genome shotgun sequence genome includes a window with the following:
- the LOC108705772 gene encoding caltractin — MLRTKKKTKKKTIKKTSSTNVKKESIPEAQLPKRVPGEKLLAALQEWKYVLQAQPVSRTITEMESNNTEQDSKELRLVFKCVDVHKTGFLNASEVQSALELMGFVINEHGEERIKKWMDLNKGSLGFCGFQELIADWHGVTRDFYKELKKGFSMIDHDKDGKITISDLSAASKMAGIHLSRQELEEMMAEADQNGDHAIDISEFIEIMLKTNLF; from the exons ATGCTGAGGACCAAAAAGAAAACTAAgaagaaaaccattaaaaaaacatcttcaacaAATGTGAAAAAGGAGTCGATTCCTGAAGCGCAGCTTCCCAAGAGAGTTCCTGGAGAAAAG cTTTTAGCAGCTCTGCAAGAATGGAAATATGTATTGCAAGCCCAACCAGTGTCCAGAACGATCACAGAAATGGAAAGCAATAATACAGAGCAGGATAGCAAAGAGCTCAGGCTTGTTTTCAAGTGTGTTGATGTCCATAAAACAGG atTCCTAAATGCAAGTGAAGTCCAGAGTGCTCTAGAGTTAATGGGATTTGTAATAAATGAACATGGTGAAGAACGTATCAAGAAATGGATGGATTTAAATAAAGG GAGTCTTGGATTTTGTGGGTTTCAGGAGCTCATTGCAGATTGGCATGGTGTAACCAGGGATTTCTACAA GGAGCTCAAGAAAGGATTTTCTATGATTGATCATG ataaagatGGAAAAATTACCATAAGTGATTTGAGTGCAGCCTCCAAGATGGCAGGAATTCATTTGTCACGCCAGGAGCTTGAAGAGATGATGGCAGAAGCTGATCAAAATGGAGACCATGCCATTGACATTAGtgaatttattgaaattatgCTAAAAACCAACCTGTTTTAG